A genomic region of Zea mays cultivar B73 chromosome 6, Zm-B73-REFERENCE-NAM-5.0, whole genome shotgun sequence contains the following coding sequences:
- the LOC100273011 gene encoding Probable GTP diphosphokinase CRSH1, chloroplastic-like, which produces MATATAAPVPAGGHPYRRARTRCGPPRLHRLRFPAAAAAASSSLPAPSSMLPPLPDGGGRLVAELVCAFNELTERMGEDLATSSSSSLLFRVLKLALPALRDVEGGRALARALAVAATLADLQMDAEVISAGILREALDAGAVRMRDVKTQIGISTAHLLHDSLRIKHAPSKLDVLDDEGASTLRRFILSYYDIRAVILELGMKLDMMRHLDYLPKYLQQIKSLEVMKIYAPLAHAVGAGNLSLELEDLSFRYLFPHSYDHVDQWLRSQEGDCKAIINLYKEQLLQALQADNELRRIAQDISIQGRYKSRFSTMKKLVKDGRKPEEVKDILGLRVILEPRCGGNSSDWGPRACHRTHEIIQAMWKEIPGRTKDYITHPKRNGYQSLHVAIDVSEPGKVRPLMEVQIRTKEMHRFAVGGEASHSLYKGGLTDPGEAKRLKTIMLAAAELAALRLRDLPGSDHVVGNCKNPAFCQLDKNGDGRISIEELTEVMEDLGAGGEDATELMHLLDANSDGSLSSDEFESFQRQIEVMRNLEDDDNHYRKILKEKLHTIDSAGLIHVYRKELSDKLLVG; this is translated from the exons ATGGCGACCGCCACTGCCGCCCCCGTCCCCGCCGGCGGCCACCCGTACCGCCGCGCCCGCACTCGCTGCGGCCCACCGCGCCTGCACCGCCTGCGCTTCCCGGCCGCAGCAGCAGCCGCTTCGTCTTCCCTGCCCGCCCCGTCGTCCATGCTGCCACCGCTGCCAGATGGAGGCGGGCGGCTGGTGGCGGAGCTGGTGTGCGCGTTCAACGAGCTCACGGAGCGGATGGGGGAGGACCTGGCGACGTCCTCCTCGTCGAGCCTGCTCTTCCGTGTGCTGAAGCTGGCGCTCCCCGCCCTCCGCGACGTGGAGGGCGGCCGGGCACTCGCACGCGCGCTCGCCGTCGCCGCGACCCTCGCTGACCTCCAG ATGGATGCTGAAGTCATATCAGCCGGCATACTAAGAGAAGCATTAGATGCAGGAGCTGTAAGAATGAGGGATGTAAAAACACAGATTGGGATCAGCACAGCTCATTTGCTGCATGACAGCTTAAGGATTAAGCATGCTCCTTCGAAGCTTGACGTATTGGATGATGAAGGTGCAAGCACATTGAGAAGGTTTATTCTTTCATACTATGATATCAGGGCAGTCATATTGGAGCTTGGAATGAAGCTTGATATGATGAGACACCTTGATTACCTCCCTAAGTATTTGCAGCAGATAAAATCTCTCGAAGTCATGAAGATATATGCCCCACTTGCACATGCTGTTGGAGCGGGTAATCTGTCACTAGAATTAGAGGATCTTTCATTTCGTTACTTGTTTCCTCATTCCTATGACCATGTTGATCAGTGGTTGAGAAGCCAAGAAGGTGACTGCAAGGCTATAATAAATTTGTACAAGGAGCAGTTGCTTCAAGCACTGCAGGCTGATAATGAGTTGAGGAGGATTGCACAGGACATCTCAATTCAAGGGAGGTATAAAAGCCGTTTCAGTACTATGAAGAAGCTAGTAAAAGATGGACGGAAGCCAGAAGAAGTTAAAGACATTCTAGGTTTGAGGGTAATCTTGGAGCCTCGGTGTGGTGGCAATTCATCTGATTGGGGCCCTAGGGCTTGCCACAGGACACATGAAATTATTCAAGCTATGTGGAAGGAAATCCCGGGTAGAACAAAAGATTATATAACTCACCCAAAACGAAATGGTTACCAGAGCTTGCATGTGGCCATCGATGTCAGTGAACCTGGGAAGGTGAGGCCATTAATGGAGGTACAGATACGCACCAAGGAGATGCATAGGTTTGCTGTTGGTGGAGAGGCATCTCACTCTCTCTACAAGGGTGGTCTTACTGATCCTGGAGAG GCTAAAAGGCTCAAGACTATTATGTTGGCGGCAGCGGAGTTAGCAGCTCTGCGCCTACGAGACCTACCAGGCAGTGACCACGTAGTTGGGAACTGCAAGAACCCGGCTTTCTGTCAGCTTGACAAAAATGGGGATGGGAGAATCAGCATCGAGGAGCTCACTGAGGTGATGGAGGATCTAGGTGCTGGAGGCGAAGACGCAACAGAGCTCATGCATCTTCTTGATGCAAACAGTGACGGCTCCTTGAGCTCTGACGAATTCGAGTCATTCCAGAGACAG ATCGAAGTGATGAGAAACTTGGAGGACGATGATAACCACTATAGGAAGATCTTGAAGGAGAAGCTGCACACGATCGACAGTGCAGGTCTCATCCATGTGTACCGCAAGGAGCTCAGTGACAAATTGCTTGTGGGCTGA